In Gossypium raimondii isolate GPD5lz chromosome 12, ASM2569854v1, whole genome shotgun sequence, a single window of DNA contains:
- the LOC105764050 gene encoding probable pectinesterase 29 — protein sequence MQCLLVFMLIVLLLVCFSICEAFECEFDAENHQFKVADTIRVDQSGKGDFKTVQKAIDSIPSNNKKWIRILISPGVFREKVTIPYDKPCIFLEGAGRLLTRIEWNSHMRTCDSATLTSFPDSIVAKGITFKNFYNVPLATIPNIKNTVKPALAARIYGDKSAFYNCAFFGLQDTLWDVQGRHYFKNCYIEGAIDFIFGSGQSIYEVSLCV from the exons ATGCAGTGCCTCCTTGTGTTCATGTTGATTGTATTATTATTGGTTTGTTTCAGTATCTGTGAAGCTTTTGAATGTGAATTCGATGCTGAAAATCATCAATTTAAGGTGGCAGATACAATCAGGGTGGATCAATCTGGCAAAGGAGATTTCAAAACTGTCCAAAAAGCTATTGATTCAATCCCTTCTAATAACAAGAAGTGGATACGTATCCTTATTTCCCCTGGAGTTTTCAG GGAGAAAGTTACAATTCCTTATGATAAACCATGCATTTTCCTTGAAGGAGCTGGGAGACTGTTAACCAGGATTGAATGGAATAGTCATATGAGAACCTGTGACAGTGCTACTTTGACTTCATTTCCTGATAGCATTGTTGCAAAAGGCATTACTTTCAAg AACTTTTACAACGTACCTCTAGCAACAATACCCAACATAAAGAACACGGTAAAGCCAGCCCTAGCAGCTAGAATCTATGGTGACAAATCGGCTTTCTACAACTGTGCTTTCTTTGGGTTACAAGATACATTGTGGGACGTACAAGGTCGCCATTACTTCAAAAATTGTTATATCGAAGGTGCTATTGACTTTATATTTGGGAGTGGTCAATCTATCTATGAGGTAtctctgtgtgtataa